A stretch of DNA from Halobacteriovorax sp. JY17:
ACTAAACTAAGAAGCTTTTTGCTGCTCGAGAAGGAATTGACTGACCGTATGGATGGTATTGAATCTGGCGCAAATAAAGTGTTTAAGATTGTATTTGAAAGATTAGACAATCTTGAAGAGAAATTGCCTTCCCATGATAAAGATAGAAAAAGAATTGGTCTTAAAGACTAGCTGCTTTTAAATAAGTTCGATATGTCGGAAATACGCTCCACCATTTCTAAATGATAAAATTCTTCCTTTATTAATTCAAAACAGTGGACTCTAAAATTAAAGAACATCCAATGATAACTAACATCCAGTAAACAAGATTTTTAAATAAAGTAATGGGAAGATTTTGATTTATAAGCTTTCCCATGAATATTGCTGGAACAATGGCGATTAGAGAAAATAGATAATAAGTGGTTACTTTACTTGTCCAAAGTCCAAGTTGGTAATAGCCTATCATTCCAATAATGCTTGCAGGGAAGAAGTAGGCGTGTAAAGTTGCTCTGAAATTTTGTGGTTTCCACTTTCTTAAGTTTCCATATACGACAAGAGGTGGTCCATTCATTCCATAGGCACCTCCTAGAATACCTGCTAAGAATCCAAAGAAGTAGGTCGTCGACTTTTTATCATTTAAAATAATTTCAGACTTATAAAATAATAAGAAAAGAGAAAATGAAATGATTAAAACTCCTAAGGTTACTTTTATTTGAGATTCATTTCCGTATTTTAAAAGAATAAGGCCAAGTGGTATTCCAAAGAGAGTAGAAAAGACTAAGTTTTTAGCACTTTTAAAATGAACTTCTCGAAAGTCTGTAAGCATAGAAATAAATGCGATTGTAGTAGAGAGAAGAACAGATAGGGGGACGGCTATTTCGATAGGAATAAAGAAAGTGAGAAGAGGAACGGCAATGAGTGACTCGCCAAAACCAAAAGCTGAACGAATAGTGGATGCAAAAAAGATCACTAAGAGAATAGGGTAAATGCTGGTTTCCATTAAGATAATTTTACCGAATTTATCGATATTTGTTAATGAATTAATTTTAAAATAATGTCGTAAAGTATACGACTATGAAGACCTCTTATCCGCAAAATTCTAGTCCAATTCTAAATTCTTTTGAAGAGCCTATTTTATTAAGAATGCTTCCCTTATTTCTAATAACGTAAGTCTTATTTTCAGCTTCTCCTTCAGGTGAGACTTGAGTTACGATGATTTTATCATCTACAGAAAGTCCTTCAAAAATAAACTTATTAACCATTAAGGCCATTCCTCTCGCCGAAAAGTCTAGTACTCTTAGCTTTGATTCTAGTTTTTCGTGAGAAGATCTTATTAGTAAAACCTTTGCGTATTGAGTACTTTGTATTCCTAAATTTGTTCTCTTTTCTGCACGAGCTTCCTGTAATTTTACGAGGACTGGTAGAGAAACTTCTAGACACCCTTGAGCAGAATCTCTAATTTGCGCTTTAAAAATAATATCACGGCATGAAGAGTGAAAATAAATATGCTGTCTCTTATCAAGAGTGGTGCTCTCCGACTTCTTTATGCGGATTTTAATTGTTCTATTTAGGGAGTTGATACTCTCGATAACTCCAAATGAGTAATCACCTGTTTCTTTGATCGATTGCCAGACTCTGATCTTACTCTTATTTTCCTTAAGAGTTTGGATTAAAGAGTCTATTGAATATCGTCTATCTACGTCTATTAGTTCCATAATGTAAGTGTATTCGTATTTTCTTATAAGCGATAAAAAGCGCTTAAGTGCTTAGAAGTTCGTTTAAGGTAATGCCTTATTTTGTTAGCGCAGCAAATAGTATTAATTTATAAATTTTTAAAAGAAGTGTATAAAAATTAAACAAAGTAAATTGTAATTAGTACAAGAGCCTATTTTGAAATGAGGAGTTCCTTTAAAGTGGGTAAGAATCTAAAAAAGGAATGAATTAATGAAATCACTTATAATGGCCCTGGTCCTTATCTCCTCTTCAGCTTCTCTTGCTGCAAGTAAATGCGAAGTAAGAGGAAATGGATCAATCTTTAAAACTAACGGTGTAGTCTTTAAAAACGTGAGTATATCTGATGTGTTTTCAAAAACTAGAGAAAAGTCTTGGGAAGATTGCTATAGAACAGCGATCAAATTTTCTGAGCGCTATGATAGTTCGATGCCAGTTTCTGTTAGCGGTGGTCGAGTTGCGGGAGGTTCCGCAGAAACTTTAATGCATCTCTACTTTGATTGGTCATTTGATGATAGTTCAATTCCATTTCTTGATACAGCAGGGAAGGTTACAAAGTACTCATCAAGATATGAGAACTATGCTCAAGAAGGTGATATGAGATACTTTTCTGATGGTCGAATATTTGAATAATGAAAGCTTGTTATTAAACAATACCTTTGTATAGCATCACTCCGCTGAAGAATATCATAAGAGTTTTTGCTACGACTAAAAATGAATTATCATTAAATTTTCCAAGAATTTTCTTTCCAAAAATACTACCAAATAGCAGTGTGATTATTGCTATCGCATACATTTCTGGAGAGATATCTGTCACTTTGAAGTTATATATCTGTAAGAAGTAGAAAGTTTTTAGCATATGACCAAAGGCCTGGGTGAAGGCTTTATTAGCTACGATTGAAAACCTTCCTAGAGTACTTGAAAGATAGAATAAGTCTAAAACACTCCCTGATACTCCAGCTACTGCTTGAGTAGCACTCACAGCTATTCCGCATAGAAATGATCTTCCCTTTTTTTCAATGTCAAAATGAATAGAAGTTCTTTTTAAAATACCAAGTAGTGGCATGAGCCCAAGCAAAATAAAAATAACCTTCTTTGAAGGTCTTATATGTATAAATTCAAAAACTCCATAGGCGAGTATTGCTCCAATAATGTATGGAAAGATCACTTTTTTTCTGATGTGTTCCCTGTTTATAAAGGCCCTAAAACCGTTAGAGCTTGTTTGGGTTAAACCGTGAAGAATTAGAGCAATAGGTAAGGGAAAAACGACTAGGAAGATGGCCAGAAGTATTACTCCTCCCGCCATGCCAAGGGCACCAGAGAGAGTACTTGTGAGTAGTATGTAAATAAAAGCAGTTATTAGGCTCATTGATTCTCCATATAGCTATTATCGAATGAAAAGAGTGATGAAAAAAGGGAATTAATAGAATATAATCTATTCTTAGGAGGAATATATGTTTGAAGAGCTAGAAACCTTAAATGCACTCGCTAGACACAAGACAATGGGAAAGGCGGCAACTTCCCTTAGAGTTACTCAATCAAGTGTTAGTAAGCGTATTCAAGCACTCGAGGAAATTTCTAATAAAGAACTTATTGTAAAGAATGGTCGACTTGTAGAGCTTACTCCTGCTGCATTTGCACTCTTAGATAAAGCGCTTCCTCTTCTTCGTGAATTAAAAGAAACGATTAAAGGAGAATTGGAGACAAAGGTTTCAAGAATATCAATTGGTTTTTCAGAATCAATACTATCCTCTTGGGGGGCTCACGTTATTTCAAAGTATGCTCTAAAGAAGAAGGAGACTATTCTTGAACCCCATGCACATCGAACACCAGTTATCGTTGATAAGGTAGTTTCAGGAGATTATAGCATCGCAATTGTTGGAGGAAGGCCAAAGAATTATCCAGGGTTACATTTTGAAAACCTTGGTGAGGAAGAAATGGTTATTGTTGGTAAATGTGGGCGTTTATTTTGCGCTGAAATGACAAGTGGAACATGGAAAGCAATTTCAAAGCAAGCTGCAAAACTTGAAATTGTAATAGAAGAGAGGAGTGAGTTCTTATCTCCAATTGCGCATATGGCACGCAATGGATTTTGCCGAGGATTAGTTCCAGTTGCTGTTGCAAAGAGTGCTGGATTTTCTAGAAGAGAAATGTTGAAGACGGGAATACATAGACCTATATATGCTGTTGGAAGAAAGAGGGCATTTCTTAGAGAAGATATTTCTGACTTATTAGAGTTTATAAGAAGCTCTTTAAAGAAGTACTAAAATTAAGTATAGAAGAAAATTAGCCAAAATACTTATTAAAAAGGTCCATGTAATTTTCGATGATAATGTCGGCACTTTCTTTTAAATAGTGATTCTTTTCATTGAGAAGAAGGCCCGCAATAGCTCCCGCATTCTTTGCTGTTTCTATATCAAAATCATAATCTCCTATATAGAGAATCTCTTCTAGAGGGATATGAAGTTTCTTTGAAAAGAGAGCTAGGCCCTCTGGATCTGGTTTAGGTTTGGCACAGTCACGACTTAGTATAAGGTCGAAGCTCCAATCAAACTTTTCCAAAGTTTCAGTGGTAATAACTTTCGAGTTACGAGTGAGTATTCCTGTGGGAATATTGACCTCTTGTAGTGAGCTTAAGAAGATTGTGATATCTCTTATTTCTTTAGCATTCTTACATGCGATAGATTCATACTTATGAACGGTATTGTAAGCTTCAACCTTTGTTTCTCCAGTGAGGCTCTCTTCAATATACTCAAGTATTGGATACCTTTCAGGTATACCTATCTCTTTGCGTATCGATGAAAACGCAATATTACTTTCTACTAAGGTGCCATCCATATCGAAGACTACTGCACTTATTTTCATAATCCTTCCAAAAAATCTTTCACTATAGTTTATTGTATAGGAGAATATAAGTTATCAGATTATCTGGAGACTTGTATAAGAATTTTTTTAATTATTTATTTATTTTCATTCTCTGTACTAGGCAGTAACAAACTCGTTGTTGTTGGGGAAGAGTTTCCTCCTTATAAATTTATAGAGAAAGGCAATCTTATTGGAATAGATGTCGAAATTATATCGAATATTTTAAAACGATTGGATATTAATTTTGAAGTGCTCTCGTGTCCTTGGAAGAGGTGTTGGAAAATGCTTCAAGATGGTGAAGCTGATTTGGGATTATCTGTTTCCAATAAATTAGATCGTAAAAAGTATGTTTACTTTCCTGAGAATTCTGTCTGGAGTGCTGATTTCTATTTCTTTGCGACAAAAGAGACAAAAGAGAAGTATCATTTATCCTCAATAGAGGATGCAAGAAAAAATAAATTAAAAGTAGGTATTGTTAGAGGGAACTCTTATCATGAATCATTTTGGAAAGTTTTTCCACGTGATGAGAATAATTATAATAATCAACTCTCTCCAACCGCAAATGCTTTAATGAATTTTAGAAAGCTTAGTAAGGGAAGAATTGATCTCTTCCCAATACCGAAGACTATTGGACTTTTTACAATTTAGAGTCAGCCAGAGCTTAAAAATATTACCTACTATGACTTTAAAATATTTTCAAAAGATTATCCCGTCGCTTTCTCTAAGAAATCAAAATTTAAAAGTGAGAAGTACGCAAATATAGAAGAGGTTCTCAAGGCCTACGATCAAGAGCTAAAAAAGTTTAAAGAAACTAAAGAGTTTACGGATATCTTTTTAAAGTATGAAAAGTAGAAATCTCTAAATTTTTATGACCTAAAGAGCATTCTTTTAAGAGATAAGATAAGGTGGAATGCCTTTTGATGTTTCTTTGAAAAATATCTCTGTGATTGGTAAATTCCATTATGCCCTGAAAAATAGTAACTCATATAGCAGGTGATAAAAGCATAAGGAGCAATCTCGATACCAAAAACCTCTATGGCCATTATGATACAAGCTATTGGAGCGTTTGCAGCTCCGCCAAAAACTGAAACAAATCCCAGTGCAGCCAGAAGTTCAAAGGGAATAGGTGTGAAAATCGCGAGGGCACTTCCAAGAGTTGCCCCAATGAAAACAAGAGGAGTAAATTCTCCGCCTTTAAATCCCGACCCAAGAGTTAAGGCAGTAAAGAATATTTTAAAAAGAGTCATGCTCCAGTGACTTTGCTCGCGAAGAGAATCTTGAATAGTATTTAATCCTAGTCCTGTATATTGGTAACTGCCTTCCAGGCGATAGAGTATTAAGAGTATAATTCCTCCAATAAAAGGTCTAAGTGGGGGATAGGAAATTGTTTTCTTAAAGATACTCGTAATAAAGTGAGTAAGTCGTGAAAAAGTATTTGCAGTTAACCCAAATAAAATGCCGGCTAAAATAAGGTATAAAATATAAGAGACTTTAAACTGAGGAAAATTAACTGTTGGATAAATTGTGTGAGGAACTTTTAGAAAATGTACTACATAGTAACCAACAAAAGAGGCAATCAAGCACTGGTAGAGTGCAAAGAGTCTAAGTTTTCCGACAGTGATAATTTCCATTCCAAAAATAACTCCGGCCCATGGGGCTGAGATCGCCGCACCTAGACCAGCTCCTGATCCAGCTATTAATAAAACTCTTCTCTCATAGGCAGTTACTTTTATGAAACGGGAAATATTATCGGATAGAGTTCCTCCCATTTGTACGGCAGTTCCTTCTCGTCCGGCAGAACCTCCGAATAGGTGAGTTAGCAAAGTTCCAAAGAGAACAAATGGGACCATACGAAGAGGAATGACTTTCTTTGGATTATGTATCTCGTCTAAGATTAAGTTATTTCCTTTCTCTGAGCCTTTTCCAAATTTGTAATAAATAAATCCAATGAATAATCCCGCTAACGGAAGAAGATAGAGGAGGAACATATTTTCTTCTCTAGTCTGAGTTGAGAGAGAGAGTAGTATGAGAAATATTGATGAACTAAGTCCAGCTAGAAGTCCTGAGAGAAGACTTAAGAAAGTCCATCTCAGGAATTTATTCAATTTAATATCTAATTTCATTTAGCTTAACCTTTTATTAAGTATTATATAGGTTAAACTCTAATACTGACAATAGGATGAAGCTTATTCGTACATTGAGGAAATTTCTTTAAGTATCTCTTCTAGTAGTTCTTCGGTAACTTTAAATTCATAGCTCTCTTGCTCTTCTGTATCATACATAACCGCTGTACAATTTATTTCCGGATAGCTCTCTTTAATTTTAGTAAAAGCTTCCTCGCAAAGAAGTAGGCTTTCATCATCGACTACGGCTTCACAGCTTATCTCTGCAGATCTTAATTCATTTAGAATGCTTTCTCCACAAGGGCCGTTCTTATATTGTGTTTTTGAAATTGTATTAGCTTTACCGTTGGTATTAGCAGCAGCATTGTCTTGAGACTCACAACTTGTAATAGCAAGCGCAATTAAAAGTACTACGATTAAGTTTTTCATTTTATTCTCCTTTATGATTGTTATAAACTTATATAAGCAAGAGATATGCCAAATTTTTAATATGTTAAGTGTCTATAATTACTTGATGTGTTCCAGAATCGAAACAAAGGGTTCGGATATGAATAAAGTTCTAGTCATTGGAGTGAGTTGTTCTGGAAAGACAACTTTTGGAAGAAGATTGGCAAAACTTCTAGGTGTGAATTTCTACGATTTAGATGATTTATATTGGTTTCCTGGTTGGATAGAATCGAATCCATTGGAGTTTTCAGAAAAGGTGTCGAAGCTTCTTGGGCAAGATAGATGGGTCTTCGTTGGAAATTATAAGTCTGTTCAAAAAATGCTAATTGAAAGTAGTGATACCGTTATATGGCTAGATTATTCGAAAAGTCTTGTTTGGATTCAGGCCTTAAATAGGTGTTTTAATCGAATTATTTTAAGGACAAGTTGTTGTAACGGAAATTATGAAAGCTTCTTCAGAACTTTCTTTAGTAGGGACTCAATTCTTCTTTGGATTTTTAAAGATTATACTCGAAGAAAAAGAAAGTATAATTTGATGCTTGAGAGTGGAGAGTTTGATGGAAAGACGTTTGTTCATTTAAAGAGAAGGTCTGATGCTGAAGAGTTCTTTAAAGTGATAGATATTGTTTGAATTAAGAGATTTAATTTTTCCTTTTTTCTGTTTTAATTAAAATATGAAAAAAATAAAATTGATGACACTCCTTTTGGCCCTAGTTAGCTCTATTTCAATTTCTGCACGTGAGTTTAACTGTAATATTAAAATGAATGGTGAAGAAGTTCATAATACTTCTTTCAAAGTCTCAGCAGGAGAGAGCATTAAGTTTGCAGATTCTCCTTCTTTGAAATTTTATTTAAAGTCTATGAAAGATGATAAATTCGAATTACAAGCCTATGATGTTGAAAAGGCCTCAAGAACTTATGCAATTGGTAAAGTAAGAGAGTCTGGAGATATTTTAAACTATACTTTGTGGACTCGATCAGCGCTCATAGAATCTGAATGTCTATTGAAATAGTCAGGTAATTCTTCCCAGTCAACTAGATCTCACTAAATTTCTTTGATGAACTTCCGTTAAGTATTTAATTAGTTAGCGGAGGTTTTATGAAGTATATATTGATTCTCATTGGTCTTATTTCCATAAGTTGCACTATGGGACTTAAAGATAGGGAAATCGACTGGGAAGAGATAGCTTATATGAATGGTCATAACTACTATGAAGATGTGACTGTTGAAAAGATGACGAGAAATCCTTCTGCAATTGCAAAAGAAAAGAAAGAGGTGGATCAATGCTCTGATCAGACACAAGAAGAGCTAGATAATCTAGATGAAATGATTCTTAAGTTTGATGGTAAGATTCATTCTCCTAGTGATTATGATCATACCGTTGCAGGGCTTCAGCGCTTTATTGAAGATAGTGGCCTCACTAAGTATTTTAGTGCGAGAGAGATGATTAGCGCTAATAATAAATCTGTTGCTAGAAAATGTGGTTATGAAAACCTACTGCCAAGTAGATGTAGATGGAAGTCCGCTGTCGCTCAAGGTCTGCTTGCTGTTGAGCTTAGAAACGAAATTAATAAGGGAAGTAAATCAGCTTCAGGAATTCACCTTAGAAACTGGTGGAGGCCAACTTGTTATAACTCAAGTGTTGGCGGCGCTAAAAGTAGTGATCACGTTCAAGCGAGAGGCTTTGATTTAGACTTTAATACGCCAAAAGAGAGAGCGATAGCTCAAGCTTATCTATGTAAAATGTACAAAGATGGAAAGCCTTTAAGTTTACAAGTTGGAATTGGCTGCCAGACACTACATGTAGGAATAGGCTCCCCAAAGAGGCTTTCAAATTATCCAAAAGACGGGTCTCGCTTTTGGAAATATGGGTCTTTAAATAATTGTTCTATCAAGAGAATTAAAGAAGATGATTGCTGGAAGTTTGGTGAGGACGGAAAGCTTCATATTCACACTGAAGACGGTGGGAGTGGTGTCCTCTAAATAGATAGTTTTTACAAAACTATTTAAATAATCCCCTTTAATAGGTACTTTCGCGAGGTACATATTAATGGGGGAATAATGAACGTTTTACTAAAGCTGTCTCTAGTTGCTTCTTTTTTAGCGACACCTGTACTTGCTTCGTCAAAGAAATCAATTCAATGGAATATTAGTAATCGTTCTTGGAATTCAAGTTTTGAAAGAGAATATTCAGAATTTATCGCAGGAATTGGTAAAGCAAAGAAAGAGGGACATTGCTCAACAACAGATGAGTGCCTCAGAAGCTCAAAAGCAAATCCTAAATATTATAACTTAAATCCTTCACATTTAGATTCTATCTTTGCAGATTGCGCTGATCTTCCGTATGTCCTTAGGGCCTACTTTAGTTGGATGAATAATTTACCTTTCTCTTATCCAAATGCTCTCTTACCTGCCAATTGGTTCACTGCTGAGAATCAAGTGATTTTAGAGGAAATTGCACAGCTTCAATCAGAATTAACTGACGCTGGATTTATTCGAAAGAGAGTAATTAAAGCGAGAATTAAAAAGCTTAGAAAAGAGTTGAATGGTGGAAGTCGAAAAGTTCCTGACCTAAGATATAATGCAAACGGAAATGTTATTAAGACAAAGAGATTTGTCGAAAGTGGCGACAGTATAAATGAGGTTTTGAGAAGTATTAGTATGAGTATTTCTACTGCATCTTTTAGAACTAATGCATCTGAAAGTGGCGAAGGAAGAAAGTTTAGAGATACTTATCCAGTAAAAGTTAGTAGGGACTCGATCGTTCCGGGGACAATTCTATATGATCCAAACGGACATATTGCTGTAGTTTATGAAGTGACAAAAAATGGGAAGATTCACTTAATAGATGCACATCCTGATAACTCTTTAACAGCAATTACATATGGAGAGAAGTTCTCAAGAACCTCTGTAAAAATAGGAGGAGGATTCTCCAATTGGAGACCTTTCTCTTATGTTGACTCTAGTGTTGAATTTGAAAGTAATGAAGAGTTAGAAAATTACTCTCTTGATCAATTTCAAAAAAGTAATGAATTCATCTTCAATGATAGAGAAATGAACTTCTATGAATTCGTTAGGAACAAACTCTCGATTGGAAATCTTGTTTACGATCCAATTCTTGAATTGAGAGAACTCCTTGGAGAACTCTGCTATGACTTTAAAGAGAGAAAGTCTTCTGTTGATAAAGCAATTGCTGAAAAGTTACATTTAAAGAATCATCCAAACGAGCTTCCTAGAAATATATATGGAACAGATGGTGAGTGGGAGTCTTTCTCAACACCATCAAGAGATGCGAGATTGAAGGCATCTATAAGAGGGGGGCGCGATCTTGTAGAGAAAATCTTAAAGCTTAACTCAGAGAATGACCCTGCGGTTGTCTACGTAGGGAAGAATTTAAAAGAAGACTTAAGAAATCTTTACTTTGAGGAAAGTAGAAAGTGTTCTGTGAAAATAAATTCTTCTATTGGGGAAGAGTTATCACTAAACCTAGATGAAATGCTTTCAACTATTTATAAGCAATCCTTTGACCCATACCATTGTATTGAACTCAGGTGGGGACTTCTTAGTGATGAGCACTTGAGTAATTGTGTTAGCTCGAAAGAAAGCTTGGAGTGGTATTACGAGGAACAGGGCCTAAGAAATACTATAGATAGGGACTATTCTATACGAATGGATTACGGACTTTCAGAGCTTGGAAGTGCCGATATTTCAAACGTTTATCAAGAGAATATATCCATACTTGATATCATTAGATAGATGTAGGGCTTTACAAAAAAGTAACTATAATTTATTGTATAGTATGATAAAAATACTCGTTACAATTATGTTATTGGCAAGCTTAAACTCTTTTTCAAATGAGCTTAAGATTGCCATTTCTGAAACTAATCTAGGCGGACTAAATCAGAGTCTAATTTCTTCTATACTTTCATGTAGTACTAAAATTCCAAAAGAAAAAATAAGTATTAAAAGCTTTCCCAGTCTCCGCGGAAGACAAGAATTTTTAAATAGATCTGTTGATGGTTATTATCCTGTAATATTTGATAACCATACAAAGAACAATGGGCTTTCTCCTCTTTATATAGACGAAGTTTTATTAATTAGCCTTAAAGGTATTCCTCTTAAGAATATTTCTCTTGGTCTCGTTAAAGGGGACAATGATCAATACTTAAAAAAGTTTGAAACTTTTAAAGTCTCTTTCTCTGTGCTTAATGCGCAGACTTTATTTAAAGGACTTGAGGAAAGAAGAGCTGAAGCTATTATTGTCAAGAGGTCTCAGATTCCTGATTCGTTTGATCTTTCTAATTATGACTTAAAATCTCTCGAATATGTAGAGTCGGGAATAGAGTTAAATACGAGCTTCTATAAGAAAGTAGGGATGGGGAAGATTGAAGTAAAGCAGGCCTATAGTGATTGCTTAGAAAAAGTTAATTTTCTCTTAGAGCATAAGAGGAGAAAGAGTATTGCTGAGCACTTAAGAAGAGAGGTTCTATTAATTCAAAAATCTCTAAGTATTGAGAGAAAGAAAGTTTCTAATATTGAAGCGAAGGAAAAAAACTGGAGAGACGGGTCTAAAGGAATTAATCTAGTTCAAAAAATACTTAAAAGCGAAGAAAGTAATGGACTTAAAAAAGCCCTTTCTCATCTTGATTTTATTACTGAGGCATTTATCTTTAATTATCAAGGAGCAATTTTAGGAGGGATTTCTAAAACAAGTGACTTTGATCAATCAGATGAAGAAAAATACCAAATTGTTAAATCACAAAAAGAATTTAATCTCAGTAATATAACAGATCTTTACTATGATGCATCTTCTGGGGCTTTTCAAATAGGAATTATGATACGACTAGAAGATAAGAAAGGTGACTTTTCTGGTGGAGTCTATATTGGGGCCAATATTAATAAAATACTAACCCACTATAAGATTAATTAAGGTCTTTACAGGACCAATTTGTAGAGTGAACTTCGTGGGAAGGAATTCTAGCAAATGCCCAAAAGTTACCGTCTATAGCCGATCTTACTTTATCAACTCGTATACGAAAATTTCCAGTTGTAAATTCCTGCACTCTTCCCTCATATCTTGAAAGAAGATTTACCTTCTTATAGTAGTGTTTTATTTGACCATTCTCTAATGAATTAACTTTTATCTCATGGAAAGTATTTCTACTACCTAAGTTTGATCGATAGATAAAGGCATCATCTACACCTGAATTTTCATCAAGGCTTACACAGCGGTAGAGGGCCTGTCTTTTGGGGGTTAGTCCAGCATAGGCTGACGAAGCTAAGAGAATTGAAAATAAGCAGACTAAATTCTTCATAATAATTTCCTTTGAAGAACTCAGTATATCAATATTTATTCAAAGGATATATGAGAAGAAAAACCTTCTATGACGCGAGGCTTTCTCTTCATAATTAGTTGTTTGCAATCATAAATAAGGACTCTAGAATAGTTTAAATCCCTATTTTGGAGCCAAATTTGAAGAATATATTACTATTCACTTTCTGCCTTACTTTTGTATTTGATGCTGTTGCTTCCACTAGGTGTATTCAGAGTGAAGTCATCTCTTTGAATGATACTGTTGTGGGAAATATTCAACAACGAAAAGTAGGAATTCATAAAGTTTTAGAAGGAGGGGGGGGAGATAGTTCTCTTATATGGAATGTCTTCGGATACGACTTTAATTTTTCTAAAACAAATGAATATATTAAAAATCTAGAGAGAGTTAATAAGGACTCAAAAGGAGTTGTACCTGAGTATGAGTTCCTCTCAAATTGCTTAGTAGAGTTAAAATTAGTTAAGCGTTTGAAAAAATTTGAGCTTCTATCAAAAGAGTATAATAACTTAAAAATAGAATTATTTAAGAAGAATCAATTATTAAATAACTCTATTAAGCTAAATATCGATTCAAATAGTGCAATTCCTTCTCTTGCTAGAGAGGTAAATGAAGAATTTTTAAAATTAGAAAAAAATAGAAGGGAGATCGAAAA
This window harbors:
- a CDS encoding sulfite exporter TauE/SafE family protein translates to METSIYPILLVIFFASTIRSAFGFGESLIAVPLLTFFIPIEIAVPLSVLLSTTIAFISMLTDFREVHFKSAKNLVFSTLFGIPLGLILLKYGNESQIKVTLGVLIISFSLFLLFYKSEIILNDKKSTTYFFGFLAGILGGAYGMNGPPLVVYGNLRKWKPQNFRATLHAYFFPASIIGMIGYYQLGLWTSKVTTYYLFSLIAIVPAIFMGKLINQNLPITLFKNLVYWMLVIIGCSLILESTVLN
- a CDS encoding TSUP family transporter, encoding MSLITAFIYILLTSTLSGALGMAGGVILLAIFLVVFPLPIALILHGLTQTSSNGFRAFINREHIRKKVIFPYIIGAILAYGVFEFIHIRPSKKVIFILLGLMPLLGILKRTSIHFDIEKKGRSFLCGIAVSATQAVAGVSGSVLDLFYLSSTLGRFSIVANKAFTQAFGHMLKTFYFLQIYNFKVTDISPEMYAIAIITLLFGSIFGKKILGKFNDNSFLVVAKTLMIFFSGVMLYKGIV
- a CDS encoding LysR family transcriptional regulator, producing the protein MFEELETLNALARHKTMGKAATSLRVTQSSVSKRIQALEEISNKELIVKNGRLVELTPAAFALLDKALPLLRELKETIKGELETKVSRISIGFSESILSSWGAHVISKYALKKKETILEPHAHRTPVIVDKVVSGDYSIAIVGGRPKNYPGLHFENLGEEEMVIVGKCGRLFCAEMTSGTWKAISKQAAKLEIVIEERSEFLSPIAHMARNGFCRGLVPVAVAKSAGFSRREMLKTGIHRPIYAVGRKRAFLREDISDLLEFIRSSLKKY
- a CDS encoding HAD family hydrolase, translating into MKISAVVFDMDGTLVESNIAFSSIRKEIGIPERYPILEYIEESLTGETKVEAYNTVHKYESIACKNAKEIRDITIFLSSLQEVNIPTGILTRNSKVITTETLEKFDWSFDLILSRDCAKPKPDPEGLALFSKKLHIPLEEILYIGDYDFDIETAKNAGAIAGLLLNEKNHYLKESADIIIENYMDLFNKYFG
- a CDS encoding transporter substrate-binding domain-containing protein — protein: MYLFSFSVLGSNKLVVVGEEFPPYKFIEKGNLIGIDVEIISNILKRLDINFEVLSCPWKRCWKMLQDGEADLGLSVSNKLDRKKYVYFPENSVWSADFYFFATKETKEKYHLSSIEDARKNKLKVGIVRGNSYHESFWKVFPRDENNYNNQLSPTANALMNFRKLSKGRIDLFPIPKTIGLFTI
- a CDS encoding chloride channel protein, with translation MKLDIKLNKFLRWTFLSLLSGLLAGLSSSIFLILLSLSTQTREENMFLLYLLPLAGLFIGFIYYKFGKGSEKGNNLILDEIHNPKKVIPLRMVPFVLFGTLLTHLFGGSAGREGTAVQMGGTLSDNISRFIKVTAYERRVLLIAGSGAGLGAAISAPWAGVIFGMEIITVGKLRLFALYQCLIASFVGYYVVHFLKVPHTIYPTVNFPQFKVSYILYLILAGILFGLTANTFSRLTHFITSIFKKTISYPPLRPFIGGIILLILYRLEGSYQYTGLGLNTIQDSLREQSHWSMTLFKIFFTALTLGSGFKGGEFTPLVFIGATLGSALAIFTPIPFELLAALGFVSVFGGAANAPIACIIMAIEVFGIEIAPYAFITCYMSYYFSGHNGIYQSQRYFSKKHQKAFHLILSLKRMLFRS
- a CDS encoding shikimate kinase, with product MNKVLVIGVSCSGKTTFGRRLAKLLGVNFYDLDDLYWFPGWIESNPLEFSEKVSKLLGQDRWVFVGNYKSVQKMLIESSDTVIWLDYSKSLVWIQALNRCFNRIILRTSCCNGNYESFFRTFFSRDSILLWIFKDYTRRKRKYNLMLESGEFDGKTFVHLKRRSDAEEFFKVIDIV
- a CDS encoding D-Ala-D-Ala carboxypeptidase family metallohydrolase codes for the protein MKYILILIGLISISCTMGLKDREIDWEEIAYMNGHNYYEDVTVEKMTRNPSAIAKEKKEVDQCSDQTQEELDNLDEMILKFDGKIHSPSDYDHTVAGLQRFIEDSGLTKYFSAREMISANNKSVARKCGYENLLPSRCRWKSAVAQGLLAVELRNEINKGSKSASGIHLRNWWRPTCYNSSVGGAKSSDHVQARGFDLDFNTPKERAIAQAYLCKMYKDGKPLSLQVGIGCQTLHVGIGSPKRLSNYPKDGSRFWKYGSLNNCSIKRIKEDDCWKFGEDGKLHIHTEDGGSGVL